From Saprospiraceae bacterium, one genomic window encodes:
- the murA gene encoding UDP-N-acetylglucosamine 1-carboxyvinyltransferase: MNTGDSFIVEGGRPLHGKLYPQGAKNEALQILCATLLSSEEIVLSNVPDILDIRHLIDLIAGLGVKVVKLGPNSYSFKADEVDLEYFGTDEFQNKAKKIRGSVMLLAPLLARFKRAVLPKPGGDKIGRRRLDTHFLGLQKLGAEFNYDENSNQYHIKADNLKGCDILMDEISVTGTANVIMASVLASGTTTIYNAACEPYIQQLCKMLIRMGAKIEGVKSNLITITGVEKLGGTQHQLLPDMIEIGSFISLAAMTQSNITIKNAAVNELGIIPFIFERMGVHLQMENDDILISAQDEYEIQSFMDGSIMTIYDSPWPGFTPDLMSVLLVMAIQAKGNVLIHQKMFESRLFFVDKLIDMGAQIILCDPHRAAVNGLNRKFPLKGIEMTSPDIRAGVALLIAALSAHGKSTIHSVHQIDRGYERIDERLNAIGANIVRV, from the coding sequence ATGAATACCGGAGATAGTTTTATCGTCGAAGGTGGCAGACCCTTACACGGAAAGCTTTACCCACAGGGTGCTAAGAATGAGGCCCTACAAATATTGTGCGCAACCTTGTTGAGCTCTGAAGAAATCGTCCTCAGCAACGTCCCGGATATCTTGGACATCCGCCATCTCATCGATCTGATTGCCGGTCTTGGTGTAAAGGTGGTAAAATTGGGGCCCAATTCTTATTCATTCAAAGCCGATGAGGTGGATTTGGAATATTTCGGAACCGATGAGTTTCAAAACAAAGCCAAAAAAATCAGGGGATCTGTCATGCTTCTTGCCCCACTGCTGGCGAGATTTAAAAGAGCCGTATTGCCAAAACCGGGTGGTGATAAAATTGGAAGAAGGCGGCTGGACACCCATTTTCTTGGTTTGCAAAAATTGGGCGCAGAGTTTAACTACGATGAAAACAGCAATCAATATCACATAAAAGCAGACAATCTGAAGGGTTGTGATATTTTAATGGATGAGATTTCTGTAACAGGTACTGCCAATGTTATTATGGCTTCGGTACTGGCATCTGGTACTACAACTATTTACAATGCAGCCTGTGAACCATATATCCAGCAGTTGTGCAAAATGCTCATCAGAATGGGAGCCAAAATAGAAGGCGTAAAATCCAATTTGATCACAATCACAGGGGTAGAAAAATTGGGCGGAACCCAACATCAATTGTTGCCAGATATGATTGAAATTGGAAGCTTTATTAGTCTGGCAGCCATGACACAATCAAATATTACCATAAAAAATGCAGCTGTAAATGAGCTTGGTATTATACCTTTTATATTTGAAAGGATGGGTGTACATCTGCAAATGGAAAATGATGACATATTGATTTCTGCTCAGGATGAATATGAAATTCAAAGTTTTATGGATGGGTCCATCATGACCATCTACGACTCACCCTGGCCCGGATTTACTCCCGATCTGATGAGCGTTTTGCTTGTCATGGCGATCCAGGCAAAGGGCAATGTTTTAATCCATCAAAAAATGTTTGAATCAAGATTGTTTTTTGTGGATAAGCTGATTGATATGGGAGCGCAAATAATATTGTGTGACCCGCATCGCGCTGCAGTCAATGGCTTAAATCGAAAATTTCCACTAAAGGGCATTGAAATGACTTCACCGGATATCAGAGCAGGTGTCGCACTTCTCATCGCTGCATTATCAGCCCATGGAAAAAGTACCATCCATTCCGTGCACCAAATAGATCGGGGATATGAACGCATTGACGAAAGACTCAATGCCATTGGTGCAAACATTGTACGCGTATAA
- a CDS encoding DNA gyrase/topoisomerase IV subunit A translates to MDKKLLFDTDDPEDQGHILTLDGMYQNYFLDYASYVILERAVPAIEDGLKPVQRRILHSMFEKEDGRFHKVANLIGHTMQYHPHGDAAIGDALVNLGQKNLMIETQGNWGDARTGDSAAAPRYIEARLSKFALEVAFNPQTTVWQLSYDGRNREPETLPMKFPLLLAQGVEGIAVGLATKILPHNFIELIKASIQLLKGNKVKIYPDFETGGSIDVSEYQQGQRGGKVKIRAKIEVEDKKNLVIRELPFSITTTSLIESIVKASEKGKIKIKQVSDNTAKDVEIRIELQPGISPEVTIDALYAFTQCEVSISPNACVIVDDKPMFLSVQDILKISTENSRSLLGKELQIKKSELLEKWHLTSLEKIFIENRIYRDIEECKSWEEVLEVIDAGLKKYIITPSVKAGISDKRIRLNREVTIDDISHLTEIRIKRISKYNKFQTEEHLKSLEKELESVNHHITHLTEYTISYFENLLTKFGKGRERLTKITEFETIQATQVAANNSKLYVNRQEGFIGYGLKKDEFVKDCSDIDDIIVFRSDAKFVVSRIAEKTFVGKDIIHVDVWKKSDERTTYNLIYVDGETGRAMAKRFNVTAITRDKEYELSKGHAKSKVLYFSVNPEGEAEIVTIQLTPGCSAKIKSFDFDFSTIEIKGRTSLGNIVTKYPVRKIVLKEKGRSTIGAQQVWYDSSTGRLNSEGRGKSLGGLNRGDILLCIFKNGTYEMVEYELNLRFSYEDLISIEKYKEGLVVSAIYFEGEKRWSMAKRFNIETSSTNQRFQFISDHKDSKLYYASTQSNPEVLIAYKRKNEKIEEILTIAEFVDIKGWKALGNKIEDIPLTKVVEHVVPPSTSKNKTLKAGDTIDFDL, encoded by the coding sequence ATGGATAAGAAACTGTTATTTGATACGGATGATCCTGAAGATCAGGGGCATATACTAACCCTTGACGGGATGTATCAGAATTATTTTTTGGATTATGCCTCCTACGTCATCCTCGAGAGGGCCGTGCCGGCCATTGAAGACGGACTAAAACCCGTACAAAGAAGAATCTTGCACAGTATGTTTGAAAAGGAGGATGGACGCTTTCACAAAGTAGCCAACCTCATTGGTCATACCATGCAATACCACCCACATGGAGATGCAGCAATTGGTGATGCATTGGTCAATTTGGGTCAAAAAAATCTCATGATAGAAACTCAGGGAAACTGGGGTGATGCCCGAACCGGAGATTCTGCTGCCGCTCCCAGGTATATTGAAGCCCGATTATCGAAATTTGCGCTGGAGGTAGCCTTTAATCCTCAGACAACAGTTTGGCAACTTTCTTATGACGGCAGAAACAGAGAACCTGAAACACTGCCGATGAAATTTCCTCTGCTTTTGGCCCAGGGAGTTGAAGGAATTGCGGTGGGATTGGCTACAAAAATTTTGCCCCACAATTTTATAGAACTCATCAAAGCTTCCATTCAGCTATTGAAAGGAAATAAGGTGAAAATATATCCTGATTTTGAAACAGGTGGATCGATCGATGTATCAGAATATCAACAGGGTCAAAGAGGTGGAAAAGTAAAAATCAGAGCTAAGATCGAAGTCGAGGACAAAAAAAACCTGGTGATTAGGGAACTGCCTTTCTCGATTACCACAACATCCTTGATAGAATCTATTGTCAAGGCATCTGAAAAAGGTAAAATTAAAATTAAACAAGTATCGGACAACACTGCTAAAGACGTTGAAATCAGGATAGAGCTTCAGCCTGGAATTTCACCTGAAGTAACCATTGATGCATTATATGCTTTTACACAATGTGAGGTTTCGATTTCTCCAAATGCTTGCGTAATCGTAGATGATAAACCCATGTTCCTTTCAGTTCAGGACATTCTAAAAATTTCTACTGAAAACAGCAGATCCTTGCTGGGAAAGGAATTACAGATAAAGAAATCTGAGCTGCTCGAAAAATGGCATCTTACCAGTCTCGAAAAAATATTTATTGAAAACAGAATATATCGAGACATAGAGGAGTGCAAAAGCTGGGAAGAAGTCCTTGAAGTGATCGATGCTGGTTTAAAAAAATACATTATAACGCCGTCTGTCAAGGCCGGAATTTCCGATAAACGAATCCGTCTAAATCGTGAAGTGACCATTGACGACATCAGCCATTTGACAGAGATCAGAATCAAACGGATTTCAAAATACAATAAATTCCAGACAGAGGAACATCTAAAATCTTTGGAGAAAGAGTTGGAATCAGTCAATCATCATATTACTCATCTTACAGAATATACCATCAGCTATTTTGAAAACCTGCTCACAAAATTTGGAAAAGGCCGTGAGCGACTGACAAAAATTACTGAATTCGAAACCATTCAGGCAACACAGGTGGCCGCTAATAATTCGAAATTGTATGTCAATCGTCAGGAGGGATTTATTGGCTACGGTTTGAAAAAAGATGAGTTTGTCAAAGATTGCTCTGACATTGACGACATTATCGTATTTAGAAGTGATGCAAAATTTGTCGTCAGTAGGATAGCAGAAAAGACTTTTGTTGGGAAAGATATTATTCATGTGGATGTCTGGAAAAAATCGGATGAAAGAACCACTTACAATCTGATTTATGTTGATGGTGAAACCGGCAGGGCCATGGCCAAGAGATTCAATGTAACTGCCATCACCAGAGACAAAGAATACGAATTATCCAAAGGTCATGCCAAATCAAAGGTTTTGTACTTTTCTGTAAATCCGGAAGGAGAAGCAGAAATTGTCACCATACAATTAACTCCAGGATGTTCGGCTAAAATTAAATCCTTTGATTTTGATTTTTCAACGATAGAGATCAAGGGAAGAACTTCTCTTGGAAATATTGTGACAAAATATCCCGTGCGCAAGATTGTCCTTAAAGAAAAAGGAAGATCTACCATCGGAGCACAACAAGTCTGGTATGACAGCAGCACAGGTCGATTAAATTCAGAGGGTCGCGGAAAATCTCTGGGAGGGCTCAATCGTGGAGATATTTTGTTGTGCATTTTTAAAAATGGAACCTATGAGATGGTTGAATATGAGCTCAATCTTAGATTTTCGTATGAAGATTTGATCTCCATTGAAAAATACAAGGAAGGTTTGGTAGTATCTGCGATTTACTTTGAAGGGGAAAAACGCTGGTCTATGGCCAAGCGATTTAATATTGAAACCAGCAGTACCAATCAGAGATTCCAGTTTATTTCTGATCATAAAGATTCCAAATTGTATTATGCAAGTACCCAATCAAATCCGGAAGTATTGATTGCTTATAAAAGAAAAAATGAAAAAATCGAAGAGATATTGACCATTGCTGAATTTGTGGACATCAAAGGATGGAAAGCATTGGGAAATAAGATAGAAGATATTCCATTAACGAAGGTGGTAGAACATGTTGTTCCTCCTTCCACTTCCAAAAATAAAACGCTCAAAGCCGGAGATACCATTGATTTTGATCTTTAA